The Styela clava chromosome 13, kaStyClav1.hap1.2, whole genome shotgun sequence genome has a window encoding:
- the LOC120332695 gene encoding organic cation transporter protein-like isoform X4, with protein MKLDDIEEKFGGISRYQIFVIVMTATAVFGTSSMSQSAIFFSAVPDHRCAIPQIDNLTLLHSNTTEHSISSLFIPPGDSCHRYNYNLSVCDEHGDLSCVTNQTKVEKIKCDNGYVYDKTHFKSTTVSEWDLVCDRTNLDALANSLYFAGVFLGSLIIGPMMDCRFGRKLTILIAAILYIATGIAGSYASSYEMYIFLRVAVAMCGIPCFVAYFTYANEIAGKKSRKVVGGFTQLVTATAHVILPCFAYLVQDWRYLGIMISLFSAPYIIIFFFMPRTPRWLLTHGKENEAKEVLDRFAKSKNTSLNKEDWNCLVRTEKELLGSESVLKKIVLTDFYRRPFMRVVSLIVIYLWFVASMVFYGLVLNVGKLAGDPYINRVLNGIFELLAYFLYIPPIHYFGLRRSTCASYTLAGLCCLGTMIFTLAANGNSVLLQISRWIGILGKFFATLAFAIIYQYTAEIYPTIARGTGMGMGSTAARIGSIIMPWTLELQRSVPWLTQTIFGSLSVLAGVLSLMLPETRNADFKTSMDEAEEFYRSNMTLASRFIGERLVF; from the exons atgaaattggaCGATATCGAGGAGAAATTCGGTGGCATCAGTCGTTATCAAATATTTGTCATCGTGATGACAGCAACAGCTGTCTTTGGAACTTCATCGATGTCCCAATCAGCAATTTTTTTCAGTGCCGTTCCAGATCACAG ATGTGCAATACCACAAATCGACAATCTTACGCTTCTACATTCAAATACCACGGAACATAGCATTTCTTCACTATTTATACCG CCTGGAGATTCTTGTCATAGATACAACTATAATTTATCTGTATGTGATGAACATGGAGACTTATCTTGTGTTACAAACCAAacaaaagtagaaaaaataaaatgtgacAACGGATATGTTTACGATAAAACTCATTTCAAGAGTACGACGGTATCTGAG TGGGATCTCGTGTGTGATCGAACAAACCTTGACGCTCTTGCTAATTCTCTATATTTTGCTGGTGTTTTTCTCGGATCTCTTATTATTGGACCGATGATGGACTG CAGGTTTGGAAGAAAACTCACGATACTTATAGCCGCTATATTATACATTGCGACAGGAATAGCAGGTTCTTATGCGTCATCTTATGAGATGTACATTTTTCTTCGTGTCGCCGTCGCTATGTGTGGAATCCCCTGTTTTGTAGCATATTTCACATATG CCAACGAAATAGCCGGTAAGAAGTCAAGAAAGGTTGTTGGCGGGTTCACCCAACTCGTAACTGCAACTGCCCATGTTATCCTTCCATGCTTCGCCTATCTAGTACAGGACTGGAGATACCTTGGCATTATGATATCACTGTTTTCTGCTCCatacattataatatttttcttcatgCCACGAACTCCGAG ATGGCTTCTTACACACGGAAAAGAAAACGAAGCAAAAGAAGTGTTAGATAGATTTgcaaaaagcaaaaatacatccCTTAACAAAGAAGATTGGAATTGTCTTGTTAGAACTGAAAAGGAACTTCTTGGC tcTGAATCTGTGTTAAAGAAAATCGTCCTCACCGATTTTTATAGACGCCCGTTCATGCGTGTTGTATCTTTGATTGTGATCTATCTATGGTTTGTAGCGAGCATGGTGTTTTATGGCCTCGTACTAAACGTTGGGAAATTAGCAG gAGATCCTTACATAAATCGGGTGTTGAACGGAATTTTTGAACTTCTCGCATATTTTCTATACATACCTCCTATTCACTACTTTGGATTAAGACGATCAACTTGTGCTAGTTACACTCTAGCGGGTTTATGCTGTCTGGGAACAATGATATTTACACTTGCTGCGAATGGAAATTCAG TTCTTTTGCAAATTAGTCGGTGGATCGGCATTTTGGGTAAATTTTTTGCAACTCTGGCTTTTGCAATAATTTACCAATACACCGCAGAAATTTATCCAACAATCGCCAG GGGAACGGGGATGGGAATGGGTTCAACAGCAGCCAGAATTGGATCAATCATAATGCCATGGACTTTGGAATTGCAACGTTCTGTACCTTGGCTTACGCAA ACGATATTCGGAAGTCTTTCTGTCCTAGCTGGTGTTTTATCTTTAATGTTGCCTGAAACAAGAAATGCCGATTTTAAAACAAGTATGGATGAAGCGGAAGAATTTTATAGAAGCAACATGACGCTAGCTTCGAGATTCATCGGAGAACG TTTAGTATTTTGA
- the LOC120332695 gene encoding organic cation transporter protein-like isoform X1: protein MKLDDIEEKFGGISRYQIFVIVMTATAVFGTSSMSQSAIFFSAVPDHRCAIPQIDNLTLLHSNTTEHSISSLFIPPGDSCHRYNYNLSVCDEHGDLSCVTNQTKVEKIKCDNGYVYDKTHFKSTTVSEWDLVCDRTNLDALANSLYFAGVFLGSLIIGPMMDCRFGRKLTILIAAILYIATGIAGSYASSYEMYIFLRVAVAMCGIPCFVAYFTYANEIAGKKSRKVVGGFTQLVTATAHVILPCFAYLVQDWRYLGIMISLFSAPYIIIFFFMPRTPRWLLTHGKENEAKEVLDRFAKSKNTSLNKEDWNCLVRTEKELLGSESVLKKIVLTDFYRRPFMRVVSLIVIYLWFVASMVFYGLVLNVGKLAGDPYINRVLNGIFELLAYFLYIPPIHYFGLRRSTCASYTLAGLCCLGTMIFTLAANGNSVLLQISRWIGILGKFFATLAFAIIYQYTAEIYPTIARGTGMGMGSTAARIGSIIMPWTLELQRSVPWLTQTIFGSLSVLAGVLSLMLPETRNADFKTSMDEAEEFYRSNMTLASRFIGERILSRISADEDTKLNIETGSMLEENMDTYESAETKN, encoded by the exons atgaaattggaCGATATCGAGGAGAAATTCGGTGGCATCAGTCGTTATCAAATATTTGTCATCGTGATGACAGCAACAGCTGTCTTTGGAACTTCATCGATGTCCCAATCAGCAATTTTTTTCAGTGCCGTTCCAGATCACAG ATGTGCAATACCACAAATCGACAATCTTACGCTTCTACATTCAAATACCACGGAACATAGCATTTCTTCACTATTTATACCG CCTGGAGATTCTTGTCATAGATACAACTATAATTTATCTGTATGTGATGAACATGGAGACTTATCTTGTGTTACAAACCAAacaaaagtagaaaaaataaaatgtgacAACGGATATGTTTACGATAAAACTCATTTCAAGAGTACGACGGTATCTGAG TGGGATCTCGTGTGTGATCGAACAAACCTTGACGCTCTTGCTAATTCTCTATATTTTGCTGGTGTTTTTCTCGGATCTCTTATTATTGGACCGATGATGGACTG CAGGTTTGGAAGAAAACTCACGATACTTATAGCCGCTATATTATACATTGCGACAGGAATAGCAGGTTCTTATGCGTCATCTTATGAGATGTACATTTTTCTTCGTGTCGCCGTCGCTATGTGTGGAATCCCCTGTTTTGTAGCATATTTCACATATG CCAACGAAATAGCCGGTAAGAAGTCAAGAAAGGTTGTTGGCGGGTTCACCCAACTCGTAACTGCAACTGCCCATGTTATCCTTCCATGCTTCGCCTATCTAGTACAGGACTGGAGATACCTTGGCATTATGATATCACTGTTTTCTGCTCCatacattataatatttttcttcatgCCACGAACTCCGAG ATGGCTTCTTACACACGGAAAAGAAAACGAAGCAAAAGAAGTGTTAGATAGATTTgcaaaaagcaaaaatacatccCTTAACAAAGAAGATTGGAATTGTCTTGTTAGAACTGAAAAGGAACTTCTTGGC tcTGAATCTGTGTTAAAGAAAATCGTCCTCACCGATTTTTATAGACGCCCGTTCATGCGTGTTGTATCTTTGATTGTGATCTATCTATGGTTTGTAGCGAGCATGGTGTTTTATGGCCTCGTACTAAACGTTGGGAAATTAGCAG gAGATCCTTACATAAATCGGGTGTTGAACGGAATTTTTGAACTTCTCGCATATTTTCTATACATACCTCCTATTCACTACTTTGGATTAAGACGATCAACTTGTGCTAGTTACACTCTAGCGGGTTTATGCTGTCTGGGAACAATGATATTTACACTTGCTGCGAATGGAAATTCAG TTCTTTTGCAAATTAGTCGGTGGATCGGCATTTTGGGTAAATTTTTTGCAACTCTGGCTTTTGCAATAATTTACCAATACACCGCAGAAATTTATCCAACAATCGCCAG GGGAACGGGGATGGGAATGGGTTCAACAGCAGCCAGAATTGGATCAATCATAATGCCATGGACTTTGGAATTGCAACGTTCTGTACCTTGGCTTACGCAA ACGATATTCGGAAGTCTTTCTGTCCTAGCTGGTGTTTTATCTTTAATGTTGCCTGAAACAAGAAATGCCGATTTTAAAACAAGTATGGATGAAGCGGAAGAATTTTATAGAAGCAACATGACGCTAGCTTCGAGATTCATCGGAGAACG TATTTTGAGTCGGATCTCTGCCGACGAAGATACAAAGCTGAACATTGAAACGGGATCAATGCTTGAAGAGAACATGGACACGTATGAATCAGCCGAGACTAAAAACTGA
- the LOC120332695 gene encoding organic cation transporter protein-like isoform X3 — MKLDDIEEKFGGISRYQIFVIVMTATAVFGTSSMSQSAIFFSAVPDHRCAIPQIDNLTLLHSNTTEHSISSLFIPPGDSCHRYNYNLSVCDEHGDLSCVTNQTKVEKIKCDNGYVYDKTHFKSTTVSEWDLVCDRTNLDALANSLYFAGVFLGSLIIGPMMDCRFGRKLTILIAAILYIATGIAGSYASSYEMYIFLRVAVAMCGIPCFVAYFTYANEIAGKKSRKVVGGFTQLVTATAHVILPCFAYLVQDWRYLGIMISLFSAPYIIIFFFMPRTPRWLLTHGKENEAKEVLDRFAKSKNTSLNKEDWNCLVRTEKELLGSESVLKKIVLTDFYRRPFMRVVSLIVIYLWFVASMVFYGLVLNVGKLAGDPYINRVLNGIFELLAYFLYIPPIHYFGLRRSTCASYTLAGLCCLGTMIFTLAANGNSVLLQISRWIGILGKFFATLAFAIIYQYTAEIYPTIARGTGMGMGSTAARIGSIIMPWTLELQRSVPWLTQTIFGSLSVLAGVLSLMLPETRNADFKTSMDEAEEFYRSNMTLASRFIGERIFFVSLVF, encoded by the exons atgaaattggaCGATATCGAGGAGAAATTCGGTGGCATCAGTCGTTATCAAATATTTGTCATCGTGATGACAGCAACAGCTGTCTTTGGAACTTCATCGATGTCCCAATCAGCAATTTTTTTCAGTGCCGTTCCAGATCACAG ATGTGCAATACCACAAATCGACAATCTTACGCTTCTACATTCAAATACCACGGAACATAGCATTTCTTCACTATTTATACCG CCTGGAGATTCTTGTCATAGATACAACTATAATTTATCTGTATGTGATGAACATGGAGACTTATCTTGTGTTACAAACCAAacaaaagtagaaaaaataaaatgtgacAACGGATATGTTTACGATAAAACTCATTTCAAGAGTACGACGGTATCTGAG TGGGATCTCGTGTGTGATCGAACAAACCTTGACGCTCTTGCTAATTCTCTATATTTTGCTGGTGTTTTTCTCGGATCTCTTATTATTGGACCGATGATGGACTG CAGGTTTGGAAGAAAACTCACGATACTTATAGCCGCTATATTATACATTGCGACAGGAATAGCAGGTTCTTATGCGTCATCTTATGAGATGTACATTTTTCTTCGTGTCGCCGTCGCTATGTGTGGAATCCCCTGTTTTGTAGCATATTTCACATATG CCAACGAAATAGCCGGTAAGAAGTCAAGAAAGGTTGTTGGCGGGTTCACCCAACTCGTAACTGCAACTGCCCATGTTATCCTTCCATGCTTCGCCTATCTAGTACAGGACTGGAGATACCTTGGCATTATGATATCACTGTTTTCTGCTCCatacattataatatttttcttcatgCCACGAACTCCGAG ATGGCTTCTTACACACGGAAAAGAAAACGAAGCAAAAGAAGTGTTAGATAGATTTgcaaaaagcaaaaatacatccCTTAACAAAGAAGATTGGAATTGTCTTGTTAGAACTGAAAAGGAACTTCTTGGC tcTGAATCTGTGTTAAAGAAAATCGTCCTCACCGATTTTTATAGACGCCCGTTCATGCGTGTTGTATCTTTGATTGTGATCTATCTATGGTTTGTAGCGAGCATGGTGTTTTATGGCCTCGTACTAAACGTTGGGAAATTAGCAG gAGATCCTTACATAAATCGGGTGTTGAACGGAATTTTTGAACTTCTCGCATATTTTCTATACATACCTCCTATTCACTACTTTGGATTAAGACGATCAACTTGTGCTAGTTACACTCTAGCGGGTTTATGCTGTCTGGGAACAATGATATTTACACTTGCTGCGAATGGAAATTCAG TTCTTTTGCAAATTAGTCGGTGGATCGGCATTTTGGGTAAATTTTTTGCAACTCTGGCTTTTGCAATAATTTACCAATACACCGCAGAAATTTATCCAACAATCGCCAG GGGAACGGGGATGGGAATGGGTTCAACAGCAGCCAGAATTGGATCAATCATAATGCCATGGACTTTGGAATTGCAACGTTCTGTACCTTGGCTTACGCAA ACGATATTCGGAAGTCTTTCTGTCCTAGCTGGTGTTTTATCTTTAATGTTGCCTGAAACAAGAAATGCCGATTTTAAAACAAGTATGGATGAAGCGGAAGAATTTTATAGAAGCAACATGACGCTAGCTTCGAGATTCATCGGAGAACG GATATTTTTTGTAAGTTTAGTATTTTGA
- the LOC120332695 gene encoding organic cation transporter protein-like isoform X2, which yields MKLDDIEEKFGGISRYQIFVIVMTATAVFGTSSMSQSAIFFSAVPDHRCAIPQIDNLTLLHSNTTEHSISSLFIPPGDSCHRYNYNLSVCDEHGDLSCVTNQTKVEKIKCDNGYVYDKTHFKSTTVSEWDLVCDRTNLDALANSLYFAGVFLGSLIIGPMMDWFGRKLTILIAAILYIATGIAGSYASSYEMYIFLRVAVAMCGIPCFVAYFTYANEIAGKKSRKVVGGFTQLVTATAHVILPCFAYLVQDWRYLGIMISLFSAPYIIIFFFMPRTPRWLLTHGKENEAKEVLDRFAKSKNTSLNKEDWNCLVRTEKELLGSESVLKKIVLTDFYRRPFMRVVSLIVIYLWFVASMVFYGLVLNVGKLAGDPYINRVLNGIFELLAYFLYIPPIHYFGLRRSTCASYTLAGLCCLGTMIFTLAANGNSVLLQISRWIGILGKFFATLAFAIIYQYTAEIYPTIARGTGMGMGSTAARIGSIIMPWTLELQRSVPWLTQTIFGSLSVLAGVLSLMLPETRNADFKTSMDEAEEFYRSNMTLASRFIGERILSRISADEDTKLNIETGSMLEENMDTYESAETKN from the exons atgaaattggaCGATATCGAGGAGAAATTCGGTGGCATCAGTCGTTATCAAATATTTGTCATCGTGATGACAGCAACAGCTGTCTTTGGAACTTCATCGATGTCCCAATCAGCAATTTTTTTCAGTGCCGTTCCAGATCACAG ATGTGCAATACCACAAATCGACAATCTTACGCTTCTACATTCAAATACCACGGAACATAGCATTTCTTCACTATTTATACCG CCTGGAGATTCTTGTCATAGATACAACTATAATTTATCTGTATGTGATGAACATGGAGACTTATCTTGTGTTACAAACCAAacaaaagtagaaaaaataaaatgtgacAACGGATATGTTTACGATAAAACTCATTTCAAGAGTACGACGGTATCTGAG TGGGATCTCGTGTGTGATCGAACAAACCTTGACGCTCTTGCTAATTCTCTATATTTTGCTGGTGTTTTTCTCGGATCTCTTATTATTGGACCGATGATGGACTG GTTTGGAAGAAAACTCACGATACTTATAGCCGCTATATTATACATTGCGACAGGAATAGCAGGTTCTTATGCGTCATCTTATGAGATGTACATTTTTCTTCGTGTCGCCGTCGCTATGTGTGGAATCCCCTGTTTTGTAGCATATTTCACATATG CCAACGAAATAGCCGGTAAGAAGTCAAGAAAGGTTGTTGGCGGGTTCACCCAACTCGTAACTGCAACTGCCCATGTTATCCTTCCATGCTTCGCCTATCTAGTACAGGACTGGAGATACCTTGGCATTATGATATCACTGTTTTCTGCTCCatacattataatatttttcttcatgCCACGAACTCCGAG ATGGCTTCTTACACACGGAAAAGAAAACGAAGCAAAAGAAGTGTTAGATAGATTTgcaaaaagcaaaaatacatccCTTAACAAAGAAGATTGGAATTGTCTTGTTAGAACTGAAAAGGAACTTCTTGGC tcTGAATCTGTGTTAAAGAAAATCGTCCTCACCGATTTTTATAGACGCCCGTTCATGCGTGTTGTATCTTTGATTGTGATCTATCTATGGTTTGTAGCGAGCATGGTGTTTTATGGCCTCGTACTAAACGTTGGGAAATTAGCAG gAGATCCTTACATAAATCGGGTGTTGAACGGAATTTTTGAACTTCTCGCATATTTTCTATACATACCTCCTATTCACTACTTTGGATTAAGACGATCAACTTGTGCTAGTTACACTCTAGCGGGTTTATGCTGTCTGGGAACAATGATATTTACACTTGCTGCGAATGGAAATTCAG TTCTTTTGCAAATTAGTCGGTGGATCGGCATTTTGGGTAAATTTTTTGCAACTCTGGCTTTTGCAATAATTTACCAATACACCGCAGAAATTTATCCAACAATCGCCAG GGGAACGGGGATGGGAATGGGTTCAACAGCAGCCAGAATTGGATCAATCATAATGCCATGGACTTTGGAATTGCAACGTTCTGTACCTTGGCTTACGCAA ACGATATTCGGAAGTCTTTCTGTCCTAGCTGGTGTTTTATCTTTAATGTTGCCTGAAACAAGAAATGCCGATTTTAAAACAAGTATGGATGAAGCGGAAGAATTTTATAGAAGCAACATGACGCTAGCTTCGAGATTCATCGGAGAACG TATTTTGAGTCGGATCTCTGCCGACGAAGATACAAAGCTGAACATTGAAACGGGATCAATGCTTGAAGAGAACATGGACACGTATGAATCAGCCGAGACTAAAAACTGA
- the LOC120332981 gene encoding organic cation transporter protein-like, with product MKLDDIEEKFGGVSRYQIFVIMMTATAVFGTSSMSQSAIFFSAVPDHRCAIPQIDNLTLLHSNTTERSISLFIPPGESCHRYNYNLSVCDEHEDLSCVSNQTKVGKIKCDNGYVYDKTHFKSTTVSEWDLVCDRTNLDALANSLYFAGVFLGSLIIGPMMDWFGRKLTILIAAILYIATGIASACASSYEMYIFLRVAVAMCGIPCFIAYFTYANEIVGRKSRKVVGGFTQIVTATAHVILPCFAYLVQDWRYLGIMISLFSAPYIIIFFFMPRTPRWLLTHGKENEAKKVLDRFAKSKNTSFEKEDWNRLVRNEKKLLGSESVLKKIVLTDFYRRPFMRVVSLIVIYLWFVASMVFYGLILNVGKLAGDPYINRVLNGIVELFAYFLYIPPIHYFGLRRSTCASYTLAGLCCLGTMIFKLAADGNAVLLQISRWIGILGKFFATLAFAIIYQYTAEIYPTIARGTGMGMGSTAARIGSIIMPWTLELQRSVPWLTQTIFGSLSVLAGVLSLLLPETRDADFKTSMDEAEEFYRSNMTLPSRLFGKRTLSQTSADEDRKLNIETGSLLKRTRTRRNQLRPKTNTTNLPVYIASSS from the exons ATGAAATTGGACGATATTGAAGAGAAATTCGGTGGCGTCAGTCGTTATCAAATATTTGTCATCATGATGACAGCAACAGCTGTCTTTGGAACTTCATCGATGTCTCAATCAGCAATTTTTTTCAGTGCTGTTCCAGATCACAG ATGTGCAATACCACAAATCGACAATCTTACGCTTCTACATTCAAATACTACGGAACGTAGCATTTCACTATTTATACCG CCTGGAGAGTCTTGTCATAGATACAACTATAATTTATCTGTATGTGATGAACATGAAGACTTATCTTGTGTTTCAAACCAAACAAAAGTAGGAAAAATAAAATGTGACAACGGATATGTTTATGATAAAACTCACTTCAAGAGTACGACGGTATCTGAG TGGGATCTCGTGTGTGATCGAACAAACCTTGACGCTCTTGCTAATTCTCTATATTTTGCTGGTGTTTTTCTTGGATCTCTTATCATTGGACCGATGATGGACTG GTTTGGAAGGAAACTCACGATACTTATAGCCGCTATATTATACATTGCGACTGGAATAGCAAGTGCTTGTGCGTCATCTTATGAGATGTACATTTTTCTTCGTGTCGCCGTCGCTATGTGTGGAATCCCCTGTTTTATAGCATATTTCACATATG cCAACGAAATAGTCGGTAGGAAATCAAGAAAAGTTGTAGGAGGGTTTACTCAAATCGTAACTGCAACTGCGCATGTTATCCTTCCATGCTTCGCGTATCTAGTACAGGACTGGAGATACCTTGGCATTATGATATCACTGTTTTCTGCTCCatacattataatatttttcttcatgCCACGAACTCCAAG ATGGCTTCTCACACACGGAAAAGAAAACGAAGCGAAGAAAGTGTTAGATAGGTTTgcgaaaagcaaaaatacatcaTTTGAAAAAGAAGATTGGAATCGTCTTGTTAGAAATGAAAAGAAACTTCTTGGC TCTGAATCTGTGTTGAAGAAAATCGTTCTAACCGATTTTTATAGACGCCCGTTCATGCGTGTTGTATCTTTGATCGTGATCTATCTATGGTTTGTAGCGAGCATGGTGTTTTATGGCCTCATACTAAACGTTGGAAAATTGGCAG GAGATCCTTACATAAATCGGGTGCTGAACGGAATTGTTGAACTTTTTGCATATTTTCTATACATACCTCCTATTCACTACTTTGGATTAAGACGATCAACTTGTGCTAGTTACACTTTAGCAGGTTTGTGCTGTCTGGGAACAATGATATTTAAACTTGCTGCGGATGGAAATGCAG ttcTTCTGCAAATTAGTCGGTGGATCGGCATTTTGGGTAAATTTTTTGCAACTCTGGCTTTTGCAATAATTTACCAATACACCGCAGAAATTTATCCAACAATCGCCAG GGGAACGGGGATGGGAATGGGTTCAACAGCAGCAAGAATTGGATCAATCATAATGCCATGGACTTTGGAATTGCAACGTTCTGTACCTTGGCTTACGCAA ACGATATTCGGAAGTCTTTCTGTCCTAGCTGGTGTTTTATCTTTATTGTTGCCTGAAACAAGAGATGCCGATTTTAAAACAAGTATGGATGAAGCTGAAGAATTTTATAGAAGCAACATGACGCTACCTTCGAGATTATTCGGAAAACG TACTTTGAGTCAGACCTCTGCCGACGAAGATAGAAAGCTGAATATTGAAACGGGATCACTGCTTAAAAGAACACGGACACGTAGGAATCAGCTGAGACCAAAAACTAACACAACTAATTTACCTGTGTACATCGCTTCATCATCGTAA
- the LOC120332818 gene encoding uncharacterized protein LOC120332818 — protein sequence MKLTKVILVILLLVVTFCSSVYSTSVCGDPQSENDVRLATKEIVKRLMARRKSDWTWDAVTTSIVLQVSVPKMFFGRQKTARSIVRKMKKSFHRMTLRQKAENIIAIKSLCMNERNIGGIDPVKNVSEELKLQFPNNNRFPAVGYGMFSIGIGSVCVSGYPIENWLFEKFISGQNDDGSFGDSNYLMNTIMLLAPTGCLRLMQNPAYNVTKLDNVISKMRDYIIKNMITTRAGEIYIENKGLTSLTLLSLWKTRNEGDNPDKWHCRELSKTLGIYPPPDETLFHLTSRLMRLHGAAFLDVGSPQFSCQKPDPVPKGYIPSCEPHKPWTCKPKVPK from the exons ATGAAGTTGACTAAagttattttagttatattgttACTTGTGGTGACATTTTGTTCATCTGTTTATTCAACGTCAGTTTGTG GAGATCCGCAATCGGAAAATGACGTTCGGCTCGCGACCAAAGAAATCGTGAAACGTTTGATGGCAAGGCGAAAGTCTGATTGGACATGGGATGCGGTTACAACGTCTATCGTCCTCCAAGTTAGTGTTCCAAAAATGTTCTTCGgtcgtcaaaaaacagcaagatcTATtgtgagaaaaatgaaaaagagtTTTCACAG AATGACTTTGAGACAGAAGGCAGAGAACATAATTGCTATAAAATCTTTGTGTATGAATGAAAGAAACATCGGTGGAATAGATCCCGTGAAAAACGTATCTGAAGAACTGAAACTACAATTTCCAAATAACA ATCGTTTTCCGGCTGTTGGATACGGAATGTTTTCCATTGGGATTGGTTCGGTCTGTGTTAGTGGATATCCGATTGAAAATTGGttgtttgaaaaattcataTCCGGACAAAATGATGACGGAAGTTTCGGAGATTCAAACTATCTCA TGAATACTATTATGCTACTTGCGCCTACGGGTTGCTTGCGCCTGATGCAAAATCCAGCTTACAACGTCACAAAACTCGATAATGTGATTTCAAAAATGAGAGattacataataaaaaacatgatTACCACACGTGCTGGAGAAATTTACATTGAGAACAAAGGCCTAACGTCACTCACATTACTTAGTTTATGGAAAACAAGAAATGAAGGAGACAACCCTGACAAATGGCATTGCAG GGAGCTATCAAAAACGTTAGGAATTTATCCTCCCCCGGACGAAACCTTGTTTCATCTGACTTCTCGTTTGATGCGACTACATGGGGCTGCATTCTTAGATGTCGGATCGCCGCAATTCAGCTGTCAAAAACCTG ATCCAGTGCCCAAAGGTTACATTCCTTCATGTGAACCGCACAAGCCGTGGACTTGCAAGCCAAAGGTTCCAAAGTAA